The Diaphorobacter ruginosibacter genome contains a region encoding:
- a CDS encoding muconate cycloisomerase family protein: MTDSTPAAVSPSAARLRIERIEARILDIPTIRPHKFSFGSISRQSPVVVQLWLSDGACGFGEAATIGGPSWNEESPESILLAIQHYLAPAVAGKDATRFEALIQQMDAVCKGNRFAKSAVEMAAIDAVARSLNVPAYQLLGGKVRESLPIAWTLASGDSAKDIEEAERMLEIRRHRIFKLKIGARAPQDDVAHVSRIARALDGRASMTVDINQAWDGNTARRFVPELIDAGVTLFEQPVAQWNEDALAQLTATLPHTALVMADETVCSPQDAMRLARGRACHVFSLKIAKHGGLVRTRAVAAVAHAADIGWYGGTMLETSIGSAASAHVFATLPGAHHNCELFGPQLLVDDIVEHRMELRDFDLQLPDGPGFGVEVVPERLERFDRAREGLHAVHVDMGRGAQ; this comes from the coding sequence ATGACCGACTCCACTCCCGCCGCTGTGTCCCCGTCTGCCGCCCGCCTGCGCATCGAGCGCATCGAGGCGCGCATCCTGGACATTCCCACGATCCGGCCGCACAAGTTCTCGTTCGGCTCCATCTCCCGCCAGAGCCCGGTGGTGGTGCAGTTGTGGCTCAGCGACGGCGCCTGCGGCTTCGGTGAGGCGGCGACCATCGGCGGCCCGTCGTGGAACGAGGAATCACCCGAGAGCATCCTGCTGGCGATCCAGCACTATCTGGCGCCCGCCGTGGCCGGCAAGGACGCCACGCGCTTCGAGGCGCTTATCCAGCAGATGGATGCGGTCTGCAAGGGCAACCGGTTTGCCAAGAGCGCCGTGGAGATGGCGGCGATCGACGCCGTCGCACGCTCATTGAACGTGCCTGCATACCAGCTGCTCGGCGGCAAGGTGCGCGAGAGCCTGCCGATCGCCTGGACGCTCGCGAGCGGCGACTCCGCCAAGGACATCGAGGAGGCCGAGCGCATGCTCGAAATACGCCGCCACCGCATCTTCAAGCTCAAGATCGGCGCGCGCGCACCGCAGGACGACGTGGCCCATGTATCGCGCATCGCACGCGCGCTGGATGGCCGCGCCAGCATGACGGTGGACATCAACCAGGCCTGGGACGGCAATACCGCCCGCCGGTTCGTGCCCGAACTGATCGACGCTGGCGTGACGCTGTTCGAGCAGCCGGTGGCGCAGTGGAACGAGGACGCGCTCGCGCAGCTCACCGCCACACTGCCGCACACCGCGCTCGTGATGGCCGACGAGACCGTGTGCTCGCCGCAGGATGCGATGCGCCTGGCGCGCGGCAGGGCCTGCCATGTGTTCTCGCTCAAGATCGCCAAGCACGGCGGCCTGGTCCGCACGCGCGCCGTGGCAGCCGTGGCCCATGCCGCCGACATCGGCTGGTACGGCGGCACCATGCTCGAGACCTCGATCGGCAGCGCCGCGTCCGCGCACGTGTTTGCCACGCTGCCTGGCGCGCACCACAACTGCGAGCTGTTCGGCCCGCAACTGCTGGTGGACGACATCGTCGAGCACCGCATGGAGCTGCGCGATTTCGACCTGCAATTGCCCGACGGCCCGGGCTTCGGCGTGGAGGTGGTGCCCGAGCGTCTCGAGCGCTTCGACCGCGCGCGCGAAG